Genomic DNA from Halobaculum sp. CBA1158:
GGGATCCGAGGCTCAGGCCCGCCCGGCGAGCACGGCGTTGGCGGCCGCGCCTACGAGCACGAGCACGTTCGCGGCGTAGAACCAGGTGACGAGCACGAGCAGTCCGCCGAGCGCGCCGTAGATCCCCAGAGCGGCCGGGTCGGCGGCGTACACGCCGAATCCCGCGCCGGCGACGGTCCACCCGCAGGCGGCGATCAGCGTCCCGGGGAGCACCTCCCTCCGGCCCACCTCGGCGGTCGGAAGCGCGTAGAACAGCGGGAACAGCGCGACCGCCGAGAGGAGGAAGACGACCGCGGGCACGGCGACGCGCGCGATCGATTCGTTGGCGTACAGCGACAGCGCGCCCGCAGCCAGCAGCATCGCGAGGGTCGCGAGCGCCCCGACGCCGAACGCGAAGACGGCGTCGCCCGTCCGTCCGAGGACCCGACGCTCGTCGCCGCCGTACACCGCCGCGAACGCCCGGTCGTAGCCGCGGAACAGCTGGACGACCGAGAAACACACCAGCCCGGCGGCGACGGCGATGATCCCCCGCCGACGGGCCACGTCGCTCATCGCCCCACGGAGGAACTCTCGTCCCCGCGGCGTGAGCAGGTCGCCGCCGGCGGTGACGGCCCCGCGAGCCAGCCCGCCGCCGCCGGCCTCGTACAGCACCGCGAACGCGAGGACGACCACCGGGAGCGTCGCGACGATGCTGTAGTACGCGAGGCTCCCCGCGACGAACGTCGCGTCGGCCCGACGGGCGGTCCGGGCGACCGCGACCGCGCCGGCGACGACGCCGCGGGTGGGCGTCTCGCCCGACGGGTCACGGGT
This window encodes:
- a CDS encoding YihY/virulence factor BrkB family protein, translated to MSRDRDTRDPSGETPTRGVVAGAVAVARTARRADATFVAGSLAYYSIVATLPVVVLAFAVLYEAGGGGLARGAVTAGGDLLTPRGREFLRGAMSDVARRRGIIAVAAGLVCFSVVQLFRGYDRAFAAVYGGDERRVLGRTGDAVFAFGVGALATLAMLLAAGALSLYANESIARVAVPAVVFLLSAVALFPLFYALPTAEVGRREVLPGTLIAACGWTVAGAGFGVYAADPAALGIYGALGGLLVLVTWFYAANVLVLVGAAANAVLAGRA